The nucleotide window GATGCATGAACGGGGAAAATCCTCATCAAGCAACCTTGCCACCAGCGGCGGTGCCAGATCGACAATCAGCTGTATTGCCGCGTCCGTGTTCCCAGCTTTGGCCGCCTTGTAGCTTGGGTGCGCCTTGAGTTGGGCATCGGAGCGGTAGAGGAAGTACGGAGCCTTGACGCCCCCTGGGAAAGGATGCTCACGGTCCTGCCTGACTTCGAACGCCTGCCGCCTGCGGTGGCGTCCAGGTAGCCGCTTTAGAACGAAGAGGTGGATGGATTTACGCATCCACCAAACCTATCCGGCATCAAACTAATGCCAAAGGCCTGGCGACTCCTTTCAGAATTTTCGACGGCACATACAGCCAGCGCCATAAAAAAACCAGGCCCGCAGACCTGGTTCTTTGTCACACCAGACAACCCATCACCGCGCAATCGGCTTATACCGGATCCGCTTCGGCTTGGCTCCTTCCTCGCCCAGCCGGCGCTTCTTGTCGGCTTCGTACTCCTGGTAGTTGCCGGGGAAGAACTCCACGTGCGAGTCGCCCTCGAAGGCCAGGATGTGCGTGGCGATCCGGTCCAGGAACCAGCGGTCGTGCGAGATCACCATCACGCAGCCGGCGAACTCGAGCAGCGCGTCTTCCAGCGCGCGCAGCGTTTCCACGTCGAGGTCGTTCGACGGTTCGTCCAGCAGCAGCACGTTGCCGCCGGCGATCAGCGTCTTGGCCATGTGCAGGCGGCCGCGTTCGCCGCCCGACAGCGTGCCGACCTGCTTCTGCTGGTCGCCGCCCTTGAAGTTGAAGCGGCCGATATAGGCGCGCGACGGCGTTTCGTAGCGGCCCACGGTCAGGATGTCGGCGCCGCCGGAGATTTCCTCGAACACGGTCTTGGTGCCGTCCAGCGCGTCGCGGCTCTGGTCGACGAAGGCCATCTTCACGGTCGGCCCGATCTTGATTTCGCCGCTGTCCGGCTGCTCCTTGCCGGTCAGCATCTTGAAGAACGTCGACTTGCCGGCGCCGTTGGGGCCGATGATGCCGACGATGGCGCCCGGCGGCACCTTGAAGCTCAGGTTCTCGATCAGCATGCGGTCGCCGAAACCCTTGCTGACGTTGTCGAACTCGATCACCTCATTGCCCAGGCGCTCGCCCACCGGGATGAAGATTTCCTGGGTTTCGTTGCGCTTCTGGTATTCCTGGCTGTTGAGCTCGTCAAAGCGGGCCAGGCGCGCCTTGGACTTGGCCTGGCGGCCCTTGGGGTTCTGGCGCACCCATTCCAGCTCCTTGTGCAGCGCCTTCTGGCGCGCCGATTCGCTGGCCTCTTCCTGCTTCAGGCGCGCTTCCTTCTGGTCCAGCCACGAGCTGTAGTTGCCCTTCCACGGAATGCCGTGGCCGCGGTCCAGTTCCAGGATCCATTCGGCGGCATTGTCGAGGAAGTAGCGGTCGTGGGTCACGGCCACCACGGTGCCGGGGAAGCGCGTCAGGAACTGCTCCAGCCAGTCGACGGATTCGGCGTCGAGGTGGTTGGTGGGTTCGTCGAGCAGCAGCATGTCGGGGCGCGACAGCAGCAGGCGGCACAGCGCCACGCGGCGCTTCTCGCCGCCGGACAGGTGCTCGATCTTCGCGTCCCACGGCGGCAGGCGCAGCGCGTCGGCGGCGATTTCCAGCTGCAGTTCGACGTTGTTGCCGTCGCTGGCGGCCAGGATCGCTTCGTACTTGGCCTGGTCGGCGGCGAGCGCGTCGAAGTCGGCGTCCGGCTCGGCGTAGGCGGCGTAGATCTCATCGAGCTTCTTGCGCGCCTCGAACACGCCGCCCAGCGCCTCTTCCACCGACTCGCGCACGGTCTGCTCGGGGTTGAGCTGCGGCTCCTGCGGCAGGTAGCCGATGTTCAGGTTCGGCATCGGCGTGGCTTCGCCCTCGATTTCCTTGTCGAGGCCGGCCATGATCTTGAGCAGCGTGGACTTGCCCGAGCCGTTCAGGCCGAGCACGCCGATCTTGGCGCCGGGGAAGAACGACAGCGAGATGTCCTTCAGGATGTGACGCTTGGGCGGAACGATCTTGCCCACGCGGTTCATGGTGAAAACGTACTGTGCCATGGGTGCGTGTTGGGGGGTGGTTCGGGAATGGCGGCAGTGTATCAGGCAGGCGCCGCGCGCTGAGCCCGCGCCGGCCGGATTCCGCCCCCGACGGTACAATGCCCGGTTCGACTTTCCGCTGAATTTTCACGCCATCGCCATGAGCAAACCCGCCCTGACCCTCAAGTTCAAGTGCAAGAAGTGCACCAAACCCGTCACGCTGTACCTGCAGAAGACGTCGGCGTGCTCGCACATCACCCCGTACCAGGGGTTCTGCAAGTGCGGCGAAATGATGCGCCACGCCACCGGCGACAAGGACGCGGTCGAGTCCTTCGTCAATTCGCTGGACAACAGCTGGATGCACCACCATCACCACCACCACTGAGCAGGCCACCGCGGTGAACGAGACCTGGCGCCCCGCCGGCAAGGACCCGATGCGCTTCCTGGGCGGCTATCCGCCCGAGGTGCTGGCGCAGGTGCGCGAACTGGTCGCCGCCGGCAAGCTGGGAGACCACCTGGCCCGCCGCTACCCGGGGCGCCATACCGTGCAGACCGACCGCGCGCTGTACGAGTACACCACGGACATCAAGCAGGAATACCTGCGCAGCGCGCCGCCGCTGCACAAGGTGGGATTCGATGCGCGCCTGGATTCGGCCCAGCGCGCGCTGGGCCTGCATACCGCGATCTCGCGCGTGCAGGGCGGCAAGCTCAAGGCCAAGAAAGAGATCCGCGTGGCGTCGCTGTTCAAGGAGGCGCCGCCGGAATTCCTGCGCATGATCGTCGTGCACGAACTCGCCCACCTGAAGGAGAGCGAGCACGACAAGGCCTTCTACCGGCTCTGCGAATACATGGAGCCGCGCTACCACCAGCTTGAGTTTGATACCCGGCTCTTCCTGGCCTGGCGGGAGCTGGAACGCGCCGCCCCCGCCAGCGGCATCGAGCCGCGCGCTCAGGCGTCGCAGGCGTAGCGGAACGAACCGTTCAGCGTCCTGGGCAGCACCAGCGTGCGCAGGTTGGCCGCCTGCGCCTTGGCGCACAGCCCGGCGCGCGTGGCCGCGTCCCGGTACTTGGTGGCGTATTCGATCTGGAACACCGGCTTGCCCTGTCCCGTGAACGCGGTATAGGCGCCGCACTCGCGGTACTGGAAGCACTGCTCGTTGATGGCGAAGTCGAAGCTCGCCGCCAGCTCGGCCACCTGCTCCACGTCGTTCTTCAGTCCCACCGCCAGCCCGCGCGCATGCGCCTCGGCCGCCAGGAAGCGGTTGTAGTCGAGCTGGGTCTCGGCCGTCAGCGGCAGGCCGGTGCTGTTGCTATAGCCGTCGACATTGTCCGGATCGACCGCATCGCAGCCCTTGCTGACCGCCAGGTCCATGCGCGCCTGCATGATGCGGCGCACGTTGGCCGAGCGCGTATCGAGCCAGCGCTCGCCGGCCCAGCCCGACAGCGCGGCGCCCTGGTCGGCCTCGGCGAACTGGTTGAAGTCCGGACGCCAGTCCTCGGAACTGCCCGCCGAGAAATAGCAGATCACGCGCCGGCCCTGCGCCTTGAGCGCGTCGATGGTGGCCTGCGGCGTATCGAACAGGTCGAAGTCATAGGCGGTCACCGCGTAGCTGGTGTTGAGCTTGCCGGTCAGCTGGATCTGCCAGGTATCGGTGAGCGCCGGCGCCCAGCGCGTGGTGGCGCTGGTGGTAGTGGCGGTGACCGCGTATCGCGTCGTGGCCGCGGCTGTCGGCGACACCATTTCGGTCTGTCCGCCATCGCCGCCGCAGCCGCCCAGTGCCAGGCTCAGCGCGACCGACAGCATCGCTACTGCCTTCTTCGCATCGTTGCCATGCATATGTTCTTTCCCCCTTCCCTGTGATGAACCCCGTTCAAAGCGATCGGCCCTGTTGTCGATGTGCCGCGGCGGCCGGGCCTGACGCTGCGGTCCCCGCAATGTAGCGGATCCACGGCCTGGTCAGGAATGCAGGCCGGCCCCACTGTTCGTGCGGCGCAACACATGATGCGCTTGACCCATGCCGGGGCGCTATGTATAAAGAGCGCGTGGGTAGAAGCGGTCGATTGGACAGCAGCGGTGCAATGCCGCGAGGTTCAACTGGAGATTGCTCACTGACGGAGTGTTTCGTCGGTGGCGCAGTGTTCCAACAGCTTCCCCTGACAAAGACTCCCGATCGCAGCATGCAAGGCCGGCCCCGCGGCGTTGTTCGCGCGCGCCCGCCGCATGCGTGTCTAACCTAGTCATTGTTAGGGGATCTCCCATGATCATCGACACCAGCTGTTATCCGACGAACCTGGTGGACCTGGCCTGGCGCCACGACGGCGACCCGTTCACCGGCGAGCGCCTGATCCAGATGATGGACGGCCCATTCACCATCAACGGCAAGCCGCGCCGCATCGACAAGGCCTTTATCCAGCCGCCGCAGGGCAACACCATCTACACCTACACCGACGGCGTGAAGTCGGGCAGCGAATCGATCGACGCGTACATGGCGTACACGGTCGAGATGGTGCAGAAGTACCCCGACCGCTTTATCGGCTGCTTCGTCTACAACCCGCGCTGCGGCGTGCAGAACGGCGTCAACGCGATCGAGCACTACGTGAAGAAGCTGGGCTTCAAGATGGTCCAGTTCCAGGCCAACATGCACGCCTACCGGCCGGACCGCGCGCTGGACTGGCTGCGCCCGGCGCTGCAGAAGTGCGCCGAGCTGGGCGTGCTGGTCAAGCTGCATACCGGCGACGGCCCTTACAGCATCCCGACCGAATGGGTGCCGATGATGAAGGAGTTCCCGACGGTGAACTTCATCATGGCCCACTTCGGCGTGCAGACCGGCGGCGTGTACTGCTTCGAGCCGTTCCAGATGGCCATGGACATGCCCAACGTGTACTGCGAATCGGGCTGGTGCCTGCAGTCGCGCATCGTCGAGTTCGCCAAGGTGCTGCCCAGGCACAAGATCCTGTTCGGTTCCGACACCCCGCCCAACGAGCCCGGCATGTGGCTGCGCCTGCTGGAAGTGCTGTGCTTCGAGCCGCCGCAGGGCCTGAACCTGGATGAAGACACGCTCGAGGACTACCTCGGCAACAACGTCGCCCGGATGATCGGCCTGGAGCCGACGCCGGTGCCGCGCACGCTGGAAGAAGCGAAGGCGCGCCTGGCCGCTTAAGCCCAGCGCCCACGACAACGGACTCCGGAGCACCCGACATGATTATCGACACCCACCTGCACCCGACCAACCTCGTCGACGAAGCCTGGCGCCACACCGGCGAGCCCTTCAACGGCGAGCGCATGCTCAAGATGATGGACGGCCCCTACATGATCAACGGCAAGCCGCGCCGCATCGACATGGGCTTTATCCAGCCGCCGCCGGGCAACACCGGCTACCGCGACGGCAACCGCCGCGGCCGCGAAGGCATCCGCGACTACATGGCGTATATCGCGGAGCTCTGCCAGAAGTACCCCGACCGCTTTATCGGCAACTTCACCTTCAACCCGCGCTGGGGCCCGGAAGAAGGCGCGCAGGAGCTGGAATTCCACGTCAAGGAGTACGGCTTCAAGATGCTGAAGCTGCATGCCAACATGCACGGCTACCGGCCCGACCGCGCGCTCGACTGGCTGCGCCCGGCGATGAAGGTCTGCGCCAAGTACAACGTGGTGGTGCTGATCCACACCGGCGACGGCCCGTACACGATCCCGACCATGTTCTACCCGATCATCCGCGAATTCCCGATGGTCAATTTCATCATCGGGCATTTCGGCATCCAGACCGGCGGCAACTACTCGTTCGAGGCGTTCTGGATGGCGATGGACACGCCCAACGTGTACTGCGAATCGGGCTGGTGCTTCCAGTCGCGCATCGTCGAGTTCGCGCGCCAGCTGCCGCGCGACAAGATCGTGTTCGGCACCGACACCCCGCCCAACGAGCCCGGCATGTGGCTGCGCGAGCTGGAAATGCTGTGCGGCCCCGCGCCGCAGGGCATGGACCTGGACGAGGACGGGCTGGAGGACTACATGGGCAACAACATCGCCCGGCTGGTCGGCATCGAGCCCACCGCGCCGCCCAAAACGCAGGAAGAAGCGCTGGCGCGGCTGAAGGATACCTACGCCAGCACGCGCTGACGCGTAGTCGCTCGCCGCTAGCTGTTCGGCAGGCAGGCACGGCACGGCGGCCGGGAGCATTCCCGGCCGCCGGGGCAGCCTTCGCCCTGGCCCACCCTGACCTCAGGAGCCGATCCATGAACTCACCCTCAGCGCCCTTCGCCGCGGCGACGCCGGCGCGCCAGCCCTTCCACGACACCTCGCAGGACTTCCACCAGTTCCTGTCCGCCTACCGCGAGGCCTTTCCCGAAGACGTATTGCATATCCGCGAGCCGGTCGGCGCCGACCAGGACCCGACCGCGCTGGTGTGGGCGCTGGCCGCGCAAGGGCGCCATCCGGCCCTGCTGTTCGATCACGTCGAAGGGCTGGGCACGTCGCTGGCCACCAACCTCTTTGCCTCGCGCGAGCGCATCGGGCGCATGCTGGGCGTGCCACCCGCCGGCATCCATGCCGAGTACCAGGCCCGCAGCCGCCGCATGGTGGCGCCGCGCGTGCTGGACCGCGGCGCGGTTACCGGCCAGGTTGAGACGCAACACATCGACCTGCGCACGATCCCGGCGATCAAACACTTCGCCACCGACCGCGGCCCCTACATCACCAACGCGATCCTGATCGCGGAAGACCCGGACACCGGCGTCGGCAACGCCAGCTACCACCGTTCGATGCTGCACTCGCCTACCGAGATCGCCACCAGCCTGCATTCGCGCGGACACCTGTGGCGCATGCAGCAGCGCGCCGCCGAACTGCGCCGGCCGCTGCCGGTGGCGATGGTGATCGGCGCGCACCCGCTGTTCATGCTGGCCGGCGCGGCGCGGCTGCCGTTCGGCGTCGACGAGCGCCACGTTGCCGGCGGCCTGTTCGGCGCGCCGCTGGAAGTGGTACGCACGCCGCGCCACGGCATCCTGGTGCCGGCGCATGCCGAGATCGTGCTCGAGGGCGTGATCGATCCCGAGGCGCGCGTCGACGAAGGCCCGTTCGGCGAGTTCACCGGCTACTCGTCGGACCGTTCGACCAACAACCTGCTGCGCGTGCAGAGCGTGATGCGCCGCACCGATGCATGGCTGGTCGACGTGGTCGGCGGCAACTCGGCCGAGCACCTGAACCTGGGCCGCATCCCGCGCGAGTCCGAGATGGTGGAGAAGCTGCGGGAGCGCTTTCCCGGCGTCACCGCCGTGCACTACCCCAGCTCCGGCACGCACTTCCACGCCTACGTGGCGCTGCGCCAGAGCCGCCCCGGCGAGGCGCGCCAGGTGATGCTGGGCCTGCTCGGCTGGGACCCGTACCTGAAGACGGTGGTCGCGGTGGATGAGGACGTCGACATCACGCGCGACGAGGAAGTGCTGTGGGCCATGGCCACGCACCTGCAGCCGCACCTGGATGTGGTGGTGGTCGATGGGCTGCCCGGCAGTGCGCTGGATCCGTCGGCGTCGGGTGTGGGGACGACGTCGCGGATGGGGCTGGATGCGACGCGTGGGCCGAATTTTGATGGGGTGAGGGCGTGTATTGATGCAGCCGCAATGGAGCGAGCTGCTGCGTTGCTGGCAAGGATGGACCGGCCTCGCGCGGCAGTGCCGTAAGAACCTGCCGGTTTGCTCCCCTCTCCCACGCCAGTGGGAGAGGGGCGGGGGTGAGGGCGGGCGTTACCACGAAGTCGCACGCCTCATGCCTGGCACGCGCTGGCCCTCACCCCCGGCCCCTCTCCCGCGCGCGGGAGACGGGAGCAAACAAGCGGTAGTTACAGGTAGTCCCTTAGGGAAACACCCCTACCCCCGGCCGATTCATCGACCAACCCGATCGATAAATCCCTCCGGAGCATTGTTCCTGACCGCCCCCGCTGGCATGCTGGTTTCATACAACAGGACAGGCGCGGGCATGCAAAGGATGGCACTGACCATCCGCACACGAATCGCCGGCGACCTTCGGGCGACACCGACGCAACCGAGCGCGACCGGCGTGGTACCGACCAAAGGAGACAAGCATGACCCCGACCCAGCCTGCGCATGCGGCCACGCCCGTGCATCCCGTTGACGAAGTATTGCCCCCGCCCCGCCTGCTGGCCCTTGGCCTGCAGCATGTGCTGGTGATGTACGCCGGCGCCATTGCCGTGCCGATGATCATCGGCGGCGCGCTCAAGCTGCCCAAGGACCAGGTGGCCTTCCTGATCGCCGCCGACCTGTTCTGCTGCGGGCTGGTGACGATGATCCAGAGCATCGGCATCTGGAAGGTCGGTATCCGCCTGCCGGTGATGATGGGCGTCACCTTCACCGCGATCGCGCCGATCATCGCCACCGGCTCCAATCCGTCGCTGGGGCTGCCGGCGGTGTTCGGCGCGGTGATGGTGGCGGGCATCTTCACCTACTTCGCCGCGCCCTATGTCGGCAAGATGGTGCGCTGGTTCCCGCCGGTGGTGACCGGCACCGTGGTGCTGGTGATCGGGGTCTCGCTGATGCGGGTCGGGATCAACTGGGCGGCGGGCGGCAACCCGACCATCAACACCGCGGCCGGTCCCGTGCCCAATCCCAGCTTCGGCCTGCCGGTGAATATCGCCATCGCCACCGCGGTGCTGTGCACGGTGCTGGCGCTGGTGGCCTTTGCGCGCGGCTTCCTGTGCAACGTGGCGGTGCTGATCGGCATTGCGGTGGGCTTCGTGATCGCGCTGGCGCTGGGCAAGGTCAACTTCGACGGCCTGCACAACGCGCACTGGGTCGAGTTCATCACGCCCTTCCACTTCGGCTGGCCCACCTTCGACGCCATGACCGCGGTCACGCTGTGCGTGGTGATGATCGTGATCATGATCGAGGGCGTAGGGCAGTTCCTGGCGCTGGGCGAGATCGTGGGGCGCCCGGTGGGCTCCGAGGACCTGGCGCGCGGCCTGCGCGCCGACGGCGTCGGAGCGCTGGTGGGGGCGGTGTTCAACACCTTCACCTACACCTCGTACGCGCAGAACGTGGGGCTGGTGCAGGTCACCGGCGTGCGCAGCCGCTGGGTCTGCGCCACCGCCGGCGGCATCCTGATCGTGCTGGGCTGCCTGCCCAAGCTGGCTTTCTTCGCGGCGTCGATCCCGCAGTACGTGCTGGGCGGCGCCGCGCTGGTGATGTTCGGCATGGTGGCGGCCACCGGCGTGCGCATCCTCGGCCATGTGGACTTTGTCGAGAACAAGAAGAACGCCTATATCGTCGCCGTCAGCGTGGCGCT belongs to Cupriavidus taiwanensis and includes:
- the ettA gene encoding energy-dependent translational throttle protein EttA — protein: MAQYVFTMNRVGKIVPPKRHILKDISLSFFPGAKIGVLGLNGSGKSTLLKIMAGLDKEIEGEATPMPNLNIGYLPQEPQLNPEQTVRESVEEALGGVFEARKKLDEIYAAYAEPDADFDALAADQAKYEAILAASDGNNVELQLEIAADALRLPPWDAKIEHLSGGEKRRVALCRLLLSRPDMLLLDEPTNHLDAESVDWLEQFLTRFPGTVVAVTHDRYFLDNAAEWILELDRGHGIPWKGNYSSWLDQKEARLKQEEASESARQKALHKELEWVRQNPKGRQAKSKARLARFDELNSQEYQKRNETQEIFIPVGERLGNEVIEFDNVSKGFGDRMLIENLSFKVPPGAIVGIIGPNGAGKSTFFKMLTGKEQPDSGEIKIGPTVKMAFVDQSRDALDGTKTVFEEISGGADILTVGRYETPSRAYIGRFNFKGGDQQKQVGTLSGGERGRLHMAKTLIAGGNVLLLDEPSNDLDVETLRALEDALLEFAGCVMVISHDRWFLDRIATHILAFEGDSHVEFFPGNYQEYEADKKRRLGEEGAKPKRIRYKPIAR
- a CDS encoding M48 family metallopeptidase codes for the protein MRFLGGYPPEVLAQVRELVAAGKLGDHLARRYPGRHTVQTDRALYEYTTDIKQEYLRSAPPLHKVGFDARLDSAQRALGLHTAISRVQGGKLKAKKEIRVASLFKEAPPEFLRMIVVHELAHLKESEHDKAFYRLCEYMEPRYHQLEFDTRLFLAWRELERAAPASGIEPRAQASQA
- a CDS encoding endo alpha-1,4 polygalactosaminidase: MHGNDAKKAVAMLSVALSLALGGCGGDGGQTEMVSPTAAATTRYAVTATTTSATTRWAPALTDTWQIQLTGKLNTSYAVTAYDFDLFDTPQATIDALKAQGRRVICYFSAGSSEDWRPDFNQFAEADQGAALSGWAGERWLDTRSANVRRIMQARMDLAVSKGCDAVDPDNVDGYSNSTGLPLTAETQLDYNRFLAAEAHARGLAVGLKNDVEQVAELAASFDFAINEQCFQYRECGAYTAFTGQGKPVFQIEYATKYRDAATRAGLCAKAQAANLRTLVLPRTLNGSFRYACDA
- a CDS encoding amidohydrolase family protein, yielding MIIDTSCYPTNLVDLAWRHDGDPFTGERLIQMMDGPFTINGKPRRIDKAFIQPPQGNTIYTYTDGVKSGSESIDAYMAYTVEMVQKYPDRFIGCFVYNPRCGVQNGVNAIEHYVKKLGFKMVQFQANMHAYRPDRALDWLRPALQKCAELGVLVKLHTGDGPYSIPTEWVPMMKEFPTVNFIMAHFGVQTGGVYCFEPFQMAMDMPNVYCESGWCLQSRIVEFAKVLPRHKILFGSDTPPNEPGMWLRLLEVLCFEPPQGLNLDEDTLEDYLGNNVARMIGLEPTPVPRTLEEAKARLAA
- a CDS encoding amidohydrolase family protein, with the translated sequence MIIDTHLHPTNLVDEAWRHTGEPFNGERMLKMMDGPYMINGKPRRIDMGFIQPPPGNTGYRDGNRRGREGIRDYMAYIAELCQKYPDRFIGNFTFNPRWGPEEGAQELEFHVKEYGFKMLKLHANMHGYRPDRALDWLRPAMKVCAKYNVVVLIHTGDGPYTIPTMFYPIIREFPMVNFIIGHFGIQTGGNYSFEAFWMAMDTPNVYCESGWCFQSRIVEFARQLPRDKIVFGTDTPPNEPGMWLRELEMLCGPAPQGMDLDEDGLEDYMGNNIARLVGIEPTAPPKTQEEALARLKDTYASTR
- a CDS encoding UbiD family decarboxylase, which encodes MNSPSAPFAAATPARQPFHDTSQDFHQFLSAYREAFPEDVLHIREPVGADQDPTALVWALAAQGRHPALLFDHVEGLGTSLATNLFASRERIGRMLGVPPAGIHAEYQARSRRMVAPRVLDRGAVTGQVETQHIDLRTIPAIKHFATDRGPYITNAILIAEDPDTGVGNASYHRSMLHSPTEIATSLHSRGHLWRMQQRAAELRRPLPVAMVIGAHPLFMLAGAARLPFGVDERHVAGGLFGAPLEVVRTPRHGILVPAHAEIVLEGVIDPEARVDEGPFGEFTGYSSDRSTNNLLRVQSVMRRTDAWLVDVVGGNSAEHLNLGRIPRESEMVEKLRERFPGVTAVHYPSSGTHFHAYVALRQSRPGEARQVMLGLLGWDPYLKTVVAVDEDVDITRDEEVLWAMATHLQPHLDVVVVDGLPGSALDPSASGVGTTSRMGLDATRGPNFDGVRACIDAAAMERAAALLARMDRPRAAVP
- a CDS encoding nucleobase:cation symporter-2 family protein, with product MTPTQPAHAATPVHPVDEVLPPPRLLALGLQHVLVMYAGAIAVPMIIGGALKLPKDQVAFLIAADLFCCGLVTMIQSIGIWKVGIRLPVMMGVTFTAIAPIIATGSNPSLGLPAVFGAVMVAGIFTYFAAPYVGKMVRWFPPVVTGTVVLVIGVSLMRVGINWAAGGNPTINTAAGPVPNPSFGLPVNIAIATAVLCTVLALVAFARGFLCNVAVLIGIAVGFVIALALGKVNFDGLHNAHWVEFITPFHFGWPTFDAMTAVTLCVVMIVIMIEGVGQFLALGEIVGRPVGSEDLARGLRADGVGALVGAVFNTFTYTSYAQNVGLVQVTGVRSRWVCATAGGILIVLGCLPKLAFFAASIPQYVLGGAALVMFGMVAATGVRILGHVDFVENKKNAYIVAVSVALGMIPLVSDKFFAQMPELLAKFCQNGILLGTLAAVLLNLLFNARSPAPQPHGLAKEPA